A stretch of Macadamia integrifolia cultivar HAES 741 chromosome 7, SCU_Mint_v3, whole genome shotgun sequence DNA encodes these proteins:
- the LOC122083647 gene encoding 40S ribosomal protein S20-2-like gives MALGMMKPVKPGLEDPQEQLHRIRITLSSKNIKNLEKVCADLVNGAKNKRLKVKGPVRMPTKVLHITTRKSPCGEGTNTWDRFELRVHKRVIDLVSSSEVVKQITSITIEPGVEVEVTIADP, from the exons ATGGCGTTGGGGATGATGAAACCCGTTAAGCCTGGTTTAGAAGACCCGCAGGAGCAATTGCATCGGATTAGGATTACTCTTTCATCcaagaacataaaaaatcttGAGAAAG TCTGTGCTGATCTTGTGAATGGTGCGAAGAACAAAAGACTGAAAGTCAAGGGTCCAGTAAGGATGCCAACAAAAGTTTTGCACATCACCACAAGAAAATCTCCTTGTGGGGAAG GCACAAACACTTGGGATCGTTTTGAGCTCCGTGTCCATAAGAGGGTTATTGATCTTGTGAGCTCGTCTGAGGTTGTGAAGCAGATCACGTCGATTACAATTGAACCTGGTGTTGAGGTTGAGGTCACCATTGCAGATCCCTGA